From a single Sphingobium sp. genomic region:
- a CDS encoding ABC transporter permease, whose amino-acid sequence MPLFNRTPVAPLEYTRKAWMRGWVGATMFFLYAPLLILMIFSFNDSKRNVVWKGFTLKYYEKAFNNESLVEAMVNSLTIAGLATAFSLVLGALAAVMLWRFRFPFKGAVEGTMSLPIIVPEICLGVAFLIFFARIDWPTGLPWPLNLSAITIAHITFCFPFVAMVVRSRLESFNREEEEAAKDLGASEWQTFRDILLPHMKPGLIAGALLAFTLSLDDFVITFFTSGPDTITFPVKVYSMVRFSVTPEVNAASTILIILTIVLTAIALKLQGVKAIAGSHT is encoded by the coding sequence ATGCCGCTGTTTAACCGTACCCCAGTTGCCCCGCTTGAATATACTCGCAAGGCATGGATGCGCGGATGGGTCGGCGCGACGATGTTCTTCCTCTATGCGCCGTTGCTGATCCTGATGATTTTCAGCTTCAACGATTCAAAGCGCAATGTCGTCTGGAAGGGCTTCACACTCAAATATTATGAAAAGGCGTTCAATAATGAATCGCTGGTAGAGGCGATGGTCAATTCACTGACCATTGCCGGGCTGGCGACAGCGTTCAGTCTGGTGCTCGGCGCGCTGGCGGCGGTTATGCTTTGGCGTTTCCGCTTCCCGTTCAAGGGCGCGGTTGAAGGCACTATGTCTCTGCCGATCATCGTTCCGGAAATCTGTCTCGGCGTCGCCTTCTTGATCTTCTTCGCGCGTATCGACTGGCCGACAGGGCTGCCATGGCCGCTTAATCTGTCAGCGATCACGATTGCGCACATCACCTTTTGCTTCCCCTTTGTTGCGATGGTGGTGCGATCGCGGCTCGAGAGCTTCAATCGCGAGGAAGAGGAGGCGGCCAAGGATCTGGGCGCATCCGAATGGCAGACCTTCCGTGACATATTGCTGCCGCACATGAAGCCTGGGCTGATCGCTGGCGCATTGCTGGCCTTCACCTTGAGTCTCGACGATTTCGTGATCACCTTCTTCACCAGCGGGCCGGATACGATAACCTTCCCTGTGAAGGTCTATTCAATGGTCCGTTTTTCGGTGACGCCAGAGGTGAATGCGGCCTCCACCATCCTCATCATCCTCACCATCGTTCTGACCGCCATCGCCCTCAAACTGCAGGGCGTCAAAGCCATTGCCGGAAGCCATACATGA
- a CDS encoding ABC transporter permease, translating to MAGPLQDWKAYKRPFAAIAGVPLFWLALFFIVPMAIVWLYSFGENAGPADIAISGTLENYKRATEWLYISIFLKSFAVAALVTLICLIIGFPVAMAITFASPKWRPWLLLGIMLPFWTNLLIRTYALMMLMGTNGYANMGLGALWEGASWLRVVVGMQPLEAWTPVQLLYNNFAVVLGLVYVHLPFMVLPLYAALDRLDKSLIEASLDLGAGHLRTLMKIVVPLAGPGILAGVMITLIPALGAYLTPDLMGGTESQMIANVIERQFKRANDWPFGAALSFLLIYAMFILIALQSMRREKSGEAR from the coding sequence ATGGCCGGCCCTCTACAGGACTGGAAAGCATATAAGCGGCCCTTCGCCGCGATTGCCGGCGTGCCATTATTCTGGCTGGCGCTGTTTTTCATCGTTCCGATGGCGATCGTCTGGCTTTACAGTTTCGGGGAAAATGCTGGCCCTGCCGACATTGCTATTTCAGGAACGCTCGAAAATTACAAACGGGCGACCGAATGGCTGTACATCTCAATCTTCCTAAAAAGTTTTGCTGTTGCGGCACTGGTCACGCTGATCTGCCTGATCATCGGTTTTCCGGTGGCTATGGCGATCACCTTCGCTTCTCCCAAATGGCGGCCTTGGCTGCTGCTGGGGATCATGCTGCCCTTCTGGACCAACCTGTTGATCCGCACCTATGCGCTGATGATGCTGATGGGCACCAACGGTTATGCCAATATGGGGTTGGGCGCCTTGTGGGAGGGGGCAAGCTGGCTGCGCGTTGTTGTCGGCATGCAGCCGCTGGAGGCATGGACGCCGGTGCAACTGCTGTACAATAATTTCGCGGTGGTATTGGGCTTGGTCTATGTCCATCTGCCCTTCATGGTGTTGCCGCTCTATGCCGCGCTGGACCGGCTCGACAAATCCCTGATTGAGGCAAGCCTTGATCTTGGCGCAGGGCATTTGCGCACATTGATGAAGATTGTTGTTCCGCTTGCCGGGCCGGGCATATTGGCGGGAGTGATGATCACGCTGATCCCTGCACTGGGTGCCTATCTGACGCCTGACCTGATGGGCGGCACCGAAAGCCAGATGATCGCCAATGTGATCGAGCGGCAATTCAAGCGCGCGAATGACTGGCCGTTTGGCGCGGCGCTTTCCTTCCTGCTGATCTACGCGATGTTCATTCTGATCGCACTGCAATCGATGCGGCGCGAAAAAAGCGGGGAGGCGCGCTGA
- a CDS encoding FKBP-type peptidyl-prolyl cis-trans isomerase encodes MTAAKLHWTFAPLRLPLAIMNSLFSSAALGGISLALLALPVTPVRAAQAKPAAPVLTCKVKAADGLSYTVIKPGSGEKAAVNSRVEVNYTGRLASDGSEFDSGKSIKFKVGEVIPGFAQGLQLMQPGGSYRLCIPAALGYGAEGAGTIPANADLVFEVDLLSFTTPPPKPVIAPADRSCPQTTASGLGYAIVTPSQGRTPTDADMALVDFSLFDAATGIVDQQRQWEKIPLAMATPIFAEALKMMPLGSTYRFCMPANADAPADPVTNIIVTLIDLRTAPPTDE; translated from the coding sequence TTGACGGCTGCAAAGCTGCACTGGACTTTTGCGCCGCTTCGCCTACCTCTGGCGATCATGAACAGCCTGTTTAGCAGCGCCGCGCTTGGCGGCATATCACTGGCGCTTCTTGCGCTTCCCGTGACCCCGGTTCGCGCTGCGCAAGCGAAGCCTGCAGCGCCGGTTTTGACCTGTAAGGTGAAAGCCGCTGATGGGCTTTCCTATACAGTCATCAAGCCCGGCAGTGGCGAAAAGGCGGCGGTCAATTCCCGCGTAGAAGTGAATTATACCGGACGGCTTGCATCCGACGGCAGCGAATTTGATAGCGGCAAGTCGATCAAGTTCAAGGTTGGCGAGGTGATCCCCGGATTTGCGCAGGGGCTGCAGTTGATGCAGCCAGGCGGCAGCTATCGCCTGTGCATACCGGCAGCGCTTGGCTATGGCGCAGAGGGCGCAGGCACTATTCCGGCCAATGCCGACCTGGTGTTCGAGGTCGATCTGCTATCCTTCACAACACCGCCGCCCAAGCCAGTGATCGCGCCTGCCGATCGCAGTTGTCCGCAGACCACGGCGTCGGGGCTGGGCTACGCGATCGTCACCCCCAGTCAGGGCCGCACCCCGACCGATGCGGACATGGCGCTGGTCGACTTTTCGCTGTTTGATGCCGCGACTGGCATTGTTGACCAACAGCGGCAATGGGAAAAAATCCCGCTGGCAATGGCAACGCCGATTTTTGCAGAGGCGCTGAAGATGATGCCGCTGGGTTCGACCTACCGTTTCTGCATGCCGGCCAATGCAGATGCGCCTGCAGATCCGGTCACCAACATCATCGTAACGCTGATCGACCTGCGCACTGCGCCGCCGACCGACGAGTGA
- a CDS encoding ABC transporter ATP-binding protein yields the protein MTDKQPIIQIRNVSKRFGKVTAVDNVTLDIMAGEFFVLLGPSGCGKTTLLRMIAGFELPTEGQILIDGQDMSDVPPNKRPVNMVFQSYAVFPHMSVADNVAYGLKIRGVGRGEREDRVREALELVKLGGFEDRMPDQMSGGQRQRVALARSLVMRPKVLLLDEPLSALDAKLRAQMQFELSDLQDQVGITFVTVTHDQDEALSMANRIAVINKGEVAQLAGPSDLYEYPANRFVADFVGSVNIFEGKLTLDEPDKAAVDCPGVGKVYLNHGVTGPHGADVWIALRPEKIYLHVPGEGKAVRAAAQDAPEGHNFARGVIKGMSYLGDITLYEIRLDSGDMIRVSRPNMSRHDQEDFTWDDRVSMHWRADSPVVLLS from the coding sequence ATGACCGACAAGCAACCCATTATCCAGATCCGCAACGTTTCCAAACGTTTTGGCAAAGTGACCGCGGTGGACAATGTCACGCTCGACATCATGGCGGGCGAATTTTTCGTGCTGCTTGGTCCATCGGGCTGCGGCAAGACAACATTGCTGCGGATGATCGCTGGCTTTGAACTGCCGACCGAAGGCCAGATCCTGATCGATGGTCAGGACATGAGCGATGTGCCGCCGAACAAACGACCGGTCAACATGGTGTTCCAGAGCTATGCTGTCTTCCCGCATATGTCGGTGGCGGACAATGTCGCCTATGGCCTGAAAATCCGCGGCGTCGGTCGCGGCGAGCGTGAGGACCGTGTGCGCGAGGCGCTCGAACTGGTCAAGCTGGGCGGATTTGAGGATCGCATGCCTGACCAGATGTCGGGCGGCCAGCGGCAGCGCGTGGCGCTTGCGCGCAGCCTTGTCATGCGGCCCAAGGTTTTGTTGCTTGATGAACCGCTCTCCGCCTTGGATGCCAAGCTGCGCGCACAGATGCAGTTCGAACTATCGGACCTTCAGGATCAGGTCGGCATTACCTTCGTCACGGTGACGCATGATCAGGACGAGGCATTGTCGATGGCAAACCGCATAGCGGTGATCAACAAGGGCGAAGTGGCCCAACTCGCTGGGCCATCAGACCTGTATGAATATCCGGCCAACCGCTTTGTTGCCGATTTTGTCGGCTCGGTGAATATCTTCGAAGGCAAGTTGACGCTGGATGAGCCCGACAAAGCAGCGGTCGACTGCCCCGGCGTCGGCAAGGTCTATCTGAACCATGGCGTCACCGGCCCGCACGGAGCCGACGTCTGGATCGCGCTGCGTCCTGAAAAAATCTACCTGCATGTTCCCGGCGAAGGAAAGGCAGTACGCGCTGCCGCGCAGGATGCCCCTGAAGGGCATAATTTCGCACGCGGCGTCATCAAGGGGATGAGTTATCTCGGCGACATCACGCTTTATGAAATCCGCCTCGACAGCGGCGACATGATCCGCGTTTCAAGGCCGAACATGTCGCGCCACGATCAGGAGGATTTCACCTGGGATGACCGCGTCAGCATGCACTGGCGGGCGGACAGCCCGGTGGTGCTGCTGAGTTAA